The following proteins are co-located in the Rubidibacter lacunae KORDI 51-2 genome:
- a CDS encoding 4-hydroxybenzoate solanesyltransferase → MTSRRLPSQLPSTPEPTWLSIVRLLRWNKPAGRLILAIPALWAVVLAAEGTPPLPLVGVILLGSLATSAAGCAINDLWDREIDPQVERTRSRPLASKALSVRTGIVVAGVALACAAVAALYLNRVSFMLSVAAVPVIVCYPLAKRFFPVPQLVLSIAWGFTVAIGWSAIACDGQVWLWQCSGAPMWLLWGATLLWTLGFDTVYAMADREDDRRIGINSSALFFGDRVVAAVSAFFAGTSLLLAAEGIVMHLHVSFWATWAIASALWIRECWQLSRPRVPPRLYGQVFRENVAIGFTLLAGVFLGSIW, encoded by the coding sequence ATGACAAGTCGTCGATTACCTTCACAGTTGCCATCCACTCCAGAACCGACGTGGTTGAGCATCGTCCGCTTGCTGCGGTGGAATAAACCGGCAGGGCGCTTGATTTTGGCGATTCCAGCCTTGTGGGCGGTGGTGCTGGCCGCGGAGGGGACGCCGCCGCTGCCCCTAGTGGGCGTAATATTGCTCGGCAGCCTGGCGACGAGTGCAGCCGGTTGCGCGATCAACGACCTCTGGGACCGGGAGATCGATCCGCAAGTAGAACGCACGCGATCGCGGCCGCTGGCGTCGAAGGCGCTGTCGGTCCGCACGGGCATCGTCGTGGCGGGAGTGGCACTGGCCTGCGCGGCAGTGGCGGCGCTGTACCTCAACCGGGTGAGCTTCATGCTGAGCGTGGCGGCAGTACCGGTTATCGTGTGTTATCCCCTGGCGAAGCGTTTCTTCCCGGTGCCGCAGTTGGTCTTGTCGATCGCCTGGGGCTTCACAGTAGCGATTGGCTGGAGCGCGATCGCGTGCGACGGGCAGGTGTGGCTGTGGCAGTGCTCGGGAGCGCCCATGTGGCTGCTGTGGGGCGCGACATTGCTGTGGACGCTCGGCTTCGATACGGTATACGCCATGGCCGATCGCGAGGACGACCGGCGCATCGGAATCAATTCCAGCGCGTTGTTCTTCGGCGATCGCGTCGTTGCTGCCGTGAGCGCGTTCTTTGCCGGGACGTCACTCTTGCTGGCCGCCGAGGGTATCGTCATGCACCTGCACGTGTCGTTCTGGGCGACGTGGGCGATCGCCTCAGCGCTATGGATACGAGAGTGCTGGCAGCTGAGCCGACCGCGGGTGCCGCCGAGACTGTACGGACAAGTTTTCCGCGAGAACGTCGCGATCGGATTTACTTTGCTGGCCGGCGTATTTCTAGGCTCGATCTGGTAG